In Colletotrichum higginsianum IMI 349063 chromosome 1, whole genome shotgun sequence, one genomic interval encodes:
- a CDS encoding Endoribonuclease L-PSP, with translation MYLNVDLSSPILHSYINPDTLHPLFTLIFLIPYLYPTHNSSTTSQALSSYSETPSNTPRQTPIHTRPKKKKTPAIMSEIEKVLTTAAPPPLPQFSQAIKYNGMVYCSGSIGILTDRPGMVQAEGTVKDRTRQALKNLAAVLEAAGSSPRNIVKVNVYITKMADFAIMNEAYDEFFTWDPKPARTCVAVYQLPLGTDVEIECTAFLNKPAQKL, from the exons atgtACCTCAACGTTGATTTATCATCCCCAATCCTACACTCTTATATCAACCCAGATACGCTTCATCCTCTATTCACACTCATATTTCTCATTCCCTATCTTTACCCCACGCACAATTCCTCGACCACATCGCAAGCCCTGTCTTCGTATTCAGAGACCCCCTCAAATACACCCCGCCAGACGCCAATTCACACTCgcccaaaaaaaaaaaaaacccccgCAATCATGTCCGAAATCGAAAAGGTCCTCACCACCGCGGCCCCGCCGCCCCTGCCGCAGTTCTCCCAAGCCATCAAGTACAACGGCATGGTCTACTGCTCTGGCAGCATCGGCATCCTCACCGACAGGCCCGGCATGGTGCAGGCCGAGGGCACCGTCAAGGACCGGACC CGCCAAGCCCTCAagaacctcgccgccgtcctcgaggccgcgggcAGCAGCCCCCGCAACATCGTCAAGGTCAACGTCTACATCACCAAGATGGCCGACTTCGCCATCATGAACGAGGCCTACGACGAGTTCTTCACCTGGGACCCCAAGCCC GCCCGTACGTGCGTCGCTGTGTACCAGCTGCCGCTGGGCACTGACGTCGAGATCGAGTGTACGGCGTTCCTTAACAAGCCTGCCCAGAAGCTGTAG
- a CDS encoding RNA recognition domain-containing protein: protein MPEPEATPEFEATAADLSPYCPSPLHSAASAVVPALQDTADILDAMSSSTQTNGVAHSGIDAAASGPVSADSYAMADFGDADGDNEDLDSLDDAYGEEEETHTEKTQEQQAEPDAGEDDYLKIFDSPPQDADEDGADQHDVSKAPEFMHNSAASDSLTSPFRVAPRPVADSSSAQPAATAATASALPTTAAAHQGAGSSAPCSTANGRNDNALEDDHAADISRLVAEMTGQTESHADQSPAGHDAQSSSNLTSSSSSSAAAAAASATLPPRPPLPQQTAPIYPSEEYRGFHPQNGASQVAPNMIAPPTPGQPSTYVSAGAPGTTPDAFGNLPPPPASGLNAAVPITSMNAPPYPNPATHAAGQPDESTDRQKHWDTFVNDERRYMADAKWDRFPDGSRIFIGSRSLSSGRPDGAIDFFSGNLSSERVSKRDVFDIFHKYGRLAQISLKSAYGFVQYHSLEDAQAAMDNLQGIEIKGRKIHLEISRAQKKKDGNERARSPDRGGRGGARQSGRQDRQDAGNSHQDSRRNRDDYRPSRNSPSRRNGGHAREDSHGRERHHYDAQDRSRGRSRSPQGYGRQKDAYRRRTPTPPAYNRASAADDRLDIPRRYGNQVPDVQFLLLQELSRDFISWVERGFTDRGLKVDVMFLHPSFPREAIIQRQVIEGVHAIVDLDMHAQNIGKIPVRVFDRSGGLSARYDDYRDIDPPIAAELVLRAKSQAMPAAAPYQSAPPPQPQYQVYGQQPYGQPVPPHAPTYPGHQGPPRGPPPAQQQAVNAADLASMMSGIDNATLQRLLASMTPQGAGPAAANNAAGAANAQIQALMGGMQAAPPSAPTQPVSYGGQVYAPNGPSSTNGHQAQAGTGDSAAQVENIMAQLARYRQ, encoded by the exons ATGCCCGAGCCAGAAGCTACTCCAGAGTTCGAGGCTACTGCCGCCGACCTCTCGCCCTACTGCCCATCTCCTCTTCACTCTGCCGCTTCGGCCGTAGTGCCTGCTCTCCAGGATACTGCTGATATCCTTGATGCAATGTCTTCATCCACTCAAACTAACGGAGTTGCCCACAGTGGCATAGACGCAGCGGCGTCTGGCCCTGTCAGTGCTGACTCGTATGCCATGGCCGACTTTGGCGATGCAGATGGCGACAACGAAGACCTCGACAGCCTGGACGATGCGTacggagaggaagaagagacacacacagagaagacgcaggagcagcaggcggAACcagacgccggcgaggatgactACCTCAAAATCTTCGACTCTCCTCCTCAGGATGCGGATGAGGATGGCGCTGATCAGCATGATGTATCAAAGGCACCAGAATTCATGCACAATTCCGCCGCTTCTGATTCTTTGACGAGCCCTTTTCGAGTGGCCCCTCGACCTGTCGCTGATTCCTCGTCGGCCCAAcctgctgctactgctgccACCGCTTCCGCGCTTCCCACGACAGCTGCCGCCCACCAAGGAGCTGGTTCGAGCGCGCCTTGTTCGACTGCCAACGGTCGCAATGACAATGCCCTCGAGGATGACCACGCCGCTGATATCTCTCGCCTTGTCGCTGAGATGACAGGCCAGACCGAGTCTCACGCAGACCAAAGCCCTGCCGGCCATGATGCCCAGTCATCCTCCAACTTgacctcctcatcctcctcctccgccgctgccgccgccgcctctgctACTCTTCCTCCCAGACCCCCACTGCCCCAGCAGACGGCTCCCATCTACCCTTCTGAAGAATACCGAGGCTTCCACCCCCAGAATGGCGCTTCTCAGGTCGCTCCCAACATGATCGCTCCCCCCACGCCGGGCCAGCCCTCCACCTACGTGTCTGCCGGTGCCCCTGGCACCACCCCGGACGCCTTTGgcaacctccccccccctcctgcATCTGGTCTGAATGCGGCCGTCCCGATAACTTCCATGAATGCGCCTCCGTATCCCAATCCTGCCACTCACGCAGCCGGCCAGCCGGATGAGTCTACTGACCGCCAGAAGCACTGGGATACTTTTGTCAACGATGAGCGACGGTACATGGCGGACGCGAAGTGGGATAGGTTCCCCGATGGCTCACGCATCTTCATTGGTTcgcgctctctctcatcaGGCAGACCTGACGGCGCCATTGACTTTTTCTCAGGCAACCTGTCAAGCGAACGCGTCTCGAAACGGGATGTTTTTGACATCTTTCACAAGTACGGTCGCCTCGCCCAGATCTCCCTCAAGTCGGCCTATGGCTTCGTCCAGTACCACAGCCTGGAAGACGCCCAGGCTGCCATGGACAACCTTCAGGGCATCGAGATCAAGGGTCGCAAGATTC ATCTCGAAATCTCGCGTGctcagaagaagaaggacggcaacgAGCGCGCCCGTTCGCCGGATCGTGGAGGCCGGGGAGGTGCCCGGCAGTCGGGACGTCAAGATCGTCAGGACGCAGGCAACTCGCACCAAGATTCCCGTCGCAATCGCGATGACTACAGACCGAGTCGCAATTCGCCTTCCAGACGCAACGGCGGTCATGCCCGCGAAGACAGTCACGGTCGGGAGCGGCATCATTACGATGCCCAAGACCGCTCCCGTGGCCGGTCTCGTTCGCCTCAAGGTTACGGCCGCCAAAAGGACGCCTACCGCAGACGCACTCCCACCCCACCCGCTTACAACCGAGCCTCCGCAGCCGATGACCGCCTCGACATCCCCCGCCGCTACGGCAACCAGGTTCCTGATGTCCAGTTCCTGCTCCTCCAAGAGCTCAGTCGCGACTTCATTTCCTGGGTCGAGCGTGGCTTCACCGATCGAGGATTGAAGGTGGATGTTATGTTCCTTCACCCAAGCTTCCCGCGTGAGGCAATCATTCAAAGACAGGTGATTGAGGGCGTCCATGCCATCGTGGACCTCGACATGCACGCGCAGAACATCGGCAAAATCCCGGTTCGGGTTTTTGACCGCTCGGGCGGCCTGAGTGCCCGGTATGACGACTACCGCGACATTGACCCCCCTATCGCGGCAGAACTCGTCCTCCGTGCCAAGTCGCAAGCGATGCCGGCAGCTGCGCCGTACCAGAGTGCGCCCCCTCCTCAGCCACAGTACCAAGTATACGGACAGCAGCCGTATGGTCAGCCTGTGCCCCCCCACGCGCCCACCTACCCTGGACACCAGGGTCCTCCCCGCGGCCCGCCTCCTGCTCAGCAGCAGGCCGTCAACGCGGCGGATCTTGCCAGTATGATGAGTGGCATCGATAATGCAACCCTCCAGCGTCTATTGGCCAGCATGACCCCCCAAGGCGCCGGCCCAGCTGCTGCCAACAACGCCGCCGGAGCCGCGAACGCTCAAATTCAGGCCCTCATGGGAGGCATGcaggcggcgccgccttcagCACCGACTCAACCTGTCTCGTACGGCGGACAAGTTTATGCTCCCAACGGCCCGTCGTCTACCAACGGCCACCAGGCCCAAGCCGGCACCGGCGATTCAGCCGCGCAGGTCGAGAACATTATGGCACAGCTCGCTCGATATCGGCAGTGA
- a CDS encoding Peptidyl-tRNA hydrolase domain-containing protein, giving the protein MMKLVIGILRSVRPRVGNPLIRPLQPIRWARFQAFEAEYDPEELAKARSWHATFDGSQLPKGQTSYARSSGPGGQHVNKTESKAITVWPVKDLLSVLPKLLHRGIRESKYYTARSDSLTLQAQTHRHREANTEENQHKLIDEVKRIYAETVPGETSPDKKKKHAEIAKSFNEGRLRQKKQLGSKKQSRRSAFD; this is encoded by the exons ATGATGAAGCTGGTCATTGGTATCCTTCGATCCGTACGCCCAAGAGTGGGAAATCCTCTCATACGACCCCTACAACCCATTCGCTGGGCCAGGTTCCAGGCATTCGAGGCAGAGTATGACCCTGAAGAGCTGGCAAAGGCGAGATCATGGCACGCGACCTTCGACGGTAGCCAGCTTCCCAAGGGCCAGACAAGTTACGCGCGCTCGAGCGGCCCCGGTGGACAGCACGTCAACAA AACTGAAAGCAAAGCCATCACTGTGTGGCCTGTGAAGGACCTCCTGTCGGTTCTGCCGAAACTGCTGCACCGGGGCATCAGAGAATCGAAGTATTACACGGCCAGGTCGGATTCTTTGACGCTGCAGGCACAGACGCACCGGCACAGAGAGGCCAACACAGAAGAGAACCAGCATAAACTCATCGATGAAGTCAAGAGGATATACGCAGAGACAGTCCCAGGCGAGACAAGCccggacaagaagaagaagcacgCCGAGAT AGCAAAGTCATTCAACGAAGGACGGCTCaggcagaagaagcagctGGGCTCCAAGAAGCAGAGTCGACGGTCGGCATTCGACTGA
- a CDS encoding Calcium calmodulin-dependent protein kinase type i, producing MASNGSNGASQQPQVQPCRYKVGKTLGAGSYSVVKECVHIDTGRYYAAKVINKRLMAGREHMVRNEIAVLKKVSMGNQNILTLVDYFETMNNLYLVTDLALGGELFDRICRKGSYFESDAADLVRATLSAVAYLHDHGIVHRDLKPENLLFRTPEDNADLLIADFGLSRIMDEEQFHVLTTTCGTPGYMAPEIFKKIGHGKPVDVWAIGVITYFLLCGYTPFDRDSDFEEMQAILNADYSFTPFDYWRGVSDHAKDFIRRCLTIDPNKRMTAHDALQHPFVAGYLNNGEGEGQNLLPTVKKNFNARRTLHAAIDTVRAINKLREGQANLMDGAKSQEPTRGAAALKTQPNTRKDDSAISISSQGDKDSGYGTQPEADSQTDVVMTDAGPTLSGVPASLRPGSEQNKVVETSRGLWSGSALRR from the exons ATGGCTTCCAACGGTTCCAATGGAGCCTCTCAGCAGCCTCAGGTCCAGCCCTGCAGGTACAAGGTCGGCAAGACGCTGGGCGCTGGCTCTTACTCCGTCGTAAAGGAATGCGTTCACATCGATACCGGTCGCTACTACGCCGCAAAGGTCATCAACAAGCGATTGATGGCCGGCCGAGAACACATG GTCCGCAACGAGATCGCGGTGCTGAAAAAGGTCTCCATGGGCAACCAGAACATCCTGACTCTCGTCGACTACTTCGAAACCATGAACAACCTCTACCTCGTCACCGACCTGGCTCTCGGCGGTGAGCTCTTTGACCGAATTTGCCGCAAAGGCAGCTACTTCGAATCAGATGCCGCCGACCTTGTCCGCGCCACCCTCTCCGCCGTCGCGTACCTGCACGACCACGGCATCGTCCACCGCGACCTGAAGCCCGAGAACCTCCTTTTCCGCACACCAGAAGACAATGCAGACCTCCTAATTGCCGATTTCGGACTGAGCCGCATTATGGATGAGGAGCAGTTCCACGTCCTGACCACGACATGCGGCACCCCTGGATACATGGCTCCCGAGATCTTCAAAAAGATTGGCCATGGCAAACCCGTCGATGTCTGGGCTATTGGCGTCATCACCTACTTCCTCCTGTGCGGCTACACGCCCTTCGACCGCGACAGCGATTTCGAGGAGATGCAGGCCATCCTGAACGCCGACTACAGTTTCACGCCCTTCGACTACTGGCGTGGCGTCTCCGACCATGCCAAGGACTTCATCCGTCGCTGCCTCACCATCGACCCGAACAAGCGCATGACGGCGCATGACGCCCTGCAGCACCCCTTCGTCGCCGGCTACCTCAACaacggcgaaggcgaaggccAGAACCTGTTGCCAACCGTCAAGAAGAACTTCAACGCTCGCAGGACCCTGCATGCTGCCATTGATACCGTCCGCGCCATCAACAAGCTCCGCGAGGGTCAGGCCAACTTGATGGACGGGGCCAAGTCGCAAGAACCCACACGGGGAGCCGCGGCTCTGAAGACCCAGCCAAACACGAGAAAGGACGATAGCGCCATCAGTATAAGTAGCCAGGGTGATAAGGACTCGGGCTACGGTACCCAACCCGAAGCCGATAGCCAGACTGATGTTGTCATGACAGATGCCGGGCCAACGCTGAGCGGTGTACCGGCCAGCCTGCGGCCAGGCAGTGAGCAGAACAAGGTGGTTGAGACGAGCAGGGGCTTGTGGAGTGGTTCTGCATTGCGACGATAG